The Vulpes lagopus strain Blue_001 chromosome 14, ASM1834538v1, whole genome shotgun sequence genome window below encodes:
- the SMTN gene encoding smoothelin isoform X3, translating into MADEALAGLDEGALRKLLEVTADLAERRRIRSAIRELQRQELQREEEALASKRFRAEWQDNKENWLHSQQQEAEQRAALARLAGRLESMNDVEELTALLRGAGEYEERKLIRAAIRRIRAQEIEAATLAGRLCSGRPNGGSREESKGQAAHRLEQCEVPEQEKQEQHTEVPEPTPAPQDTSRDVTTVTLLLRAPPGGTPSLPASPVSSPTTASPEPPLEPAEAQCPAAEAVGSPKPPSSPPRATSPEPQEPPATPSTERQVVSKLLSGPTEPPAVQGPTKDPSNTKRAEPPNPASGPSPFQRAGSVRDRVRKFTSDSPMAAGLQDGPPRLALGASTPTRLLGPSHISTTPASSNGSSSRAPSDTSSRFSKEPRGTARPLAQLQSCPREEGPRGRGLAARSLENRAGGPGALSEEPSALLPVPAGTAEPGASMKTTFTIEIKDGRGQASTSRVLLPTGNQRAELTLGLRAPPTLLSTSSGGKSTITHISSPATLAQLGSVTHVTSFSHASPGSRRGCSIKMEPEPAGPPSAAVEVANGAEQTRVDKAPERRSPLSTEELMAIEDESILDKMLDQTTDFEERKLIRAALRELRQKKRDQRDKERERRLQEARARPGEGRGNTATETTTQHSQRAADGSAVSTVTKTERLVHSNDGTRTARTTTVESSFVRRSENGGGSTMVQTKTFSSSSSKKMGSIFDREDEASPRPGSLAALEKRQAEKKKELMKAQSLPKTSASQARKAMIEKLEKEGAAGSPGGPRAAVQRSTSFGVPNANSIKQMLLDWCRAKTRGYEHVDIQNFSSSWSDGMAFCALVHNFFPEAFDYGQLSPQNRRQNFEVAFSSAEMLVDCVPLVEVEDMMIMGKKPDPKCVFTYVQSLYNHLRRHELRLRGKNV; encoded by the exons ATGGCTGATGAGGCCTTAGCCGGACTGGATGAGGGAGCCCTGCGAAAGCTG TTGGAGGTCACAGCGGATCTGGCAGAGAGGCGGCGCATCCGCTCAGCCATCCGGGAGTTGCAGCGGCAGGAGCTACAGCGTGAGGAGGAGGCCCTGGCATCCAAGCGCTTCCGTGCCGAGTGGCAGGACAACAAGGAGAACTGGCTGCA CTCTCAgcagcaggaggcagagcagcGAGCTGCTCTGGCGCGGCTGGCAGGGCGGTTGGAGTCCATGAATGATGTGGAAGAGCTGACTGCACTG CTGCGAGGTGCCGGTGAGTATGAAGAACGCAAGCTGATCCGAGCTGCAATCCGCCGCATAAGGGCCCAGGAGATTGAGG ctGCCACGTTGGCTGGGAGGTTGTGCAGCGGGCGTCCCAACGGTGGCTCAAGAGAGGAGAGCAAGGGGCAGGCAGCACACAGGCTGGAACAGTGTGAG GTGCCAGAGCAAGAGAAACAGGAGCAGCACACAGAGGTCCCAGAGCCAACCCCAGCCCCTCAGGACACCAGCCGGGATGTGACCACAGTGACACTCCTGCTGCGGGCCCCACCTGGGGGCACACCCAGCTTACCTGCCTCACCTGTCAGTTCACCCACCACTGCTTCTCCTGAGCCTCCACTAGAGCCTGCTGAGGCCCAGTGTCCTGCTGCTGAGGCTGTGGGCAGCCCCAAGCCACCCTCCAGCCCACCCAGGGCCACCAGTCCTGAGCCCCAGGAACCGCCAGCCACCCCCAGCACTGAGAGGCAGGTGGTCAGCAAG CTCCTGTCTGGCCCCACAGAGCCCCCAGCTGTCCAAGGCCCCACCAAAGATCCCTCCAACACAAAGAGAGCAG AGCCCCCAAACCCTGCCAGCGGACCTTCCCCATTCCAGCGGGCTGGCTCTGTGCGGGATCGTGTGCGCAAGTTCACATCTGATTCTCCTATGGCTGCTGGGCTCCAGGATGGCCCACCCCGGTTGGCCCTGGGTGCCTCAACCCCCACAAGactcctgggcccctcccacatCAGCACTACTCCTGCCTCTTCCAATGGCTCCTCCTCACGGGCCCCCAGTGATACCTCCTCCCGATTCAGCAAGGAGCCACGGGGAACAGCCAGGCCCCTGGCCCAGCTTCAGAGCTGCCCCCGGGAGGAGGGCCCCAGGGGGCGGGGCTTGGCTGCCAGGTCCCTTGAAAACAGagcaggggggcctggggccctctCAGAGGAGCCCAGTGCCCTGCTTCCCGTGCCTGCCGGCACTGCTGAGCCAGGGGCCAGTATGAAGACCACATTCACCATCGAGATCAAGGATGGCCGTGGCCAGGCATCCACAAGCCGAGTGCTGCTGCCCACAGGCAACCAGAGGGCAG AACTGACGCTGGGGCTACGGGCGCCTCCCACCCTCCTGAGCACCAGCAGTGGGGGCAAGAGCACCATCACCCATATCAGCAGCCCTGCGACCCTGGCCCAGCTGGGTAGCGTCACTCATGTCACCAGCTTCAGCCATGCTTCCCCTGGTAGCCGGAGAGGCTGCAGCATTAAG ATGGAGCCAGAGCCAGCAGGGCCCCCCTCTGCGGCAGTGGAAGTGGCTAATGGCGCCGAGCAAACCCGAGTGGACAAAGCACCAGAGAGGCGGAGCCCCCTAAGCACTGAGGAGCTGATGGCCATTGAGGATGAAAGCATCCTGGACAAGATG CTGGATCAGACTACAGACTTTGAGGAACGGAAGCTAATCCGGGCTGCACTACGTGAGCTCCGACAAAAGAAGAGAG ACCAGCGGGACAAGGAACGGGAACGGCGGCTGCAAGAGGCACGGGCCCGGCCAGGGGAGGGCCGTGGCAACACAGCCACAGAGACCACCACGCAGCACAGCCAGCGGGCAGCCGATGGCTCAGCTGTCAGCACTGTCACCAAGACTGAGCGGCTCGTCCACTCTA ATGATGGCACGAGGACGGCCCGCACCACCACAGTGGAGTCAAGTTTTGTGAGGCGCTCTGAGA ATGGTGGCGGCAGCACCATGGTGCAAACCAAGACCTTTTCCTCGTCGTCATCCAAGAAGATGGGCAG TATCTTTGACCGCGAGGATGAGGCCAGCCCACGGCCCGGCAGCCTGGCGGCACTCGAGAAACGCcaggcagagaagaagaaagagctgATGAAGGCGCAGAGCCTGCCCAAGACCTCAGCCTCACAGGCGCGCAAAGCCATGATTGagaagctggagaaggaaggCGCCGCGGG CAGCCCTGGGGGGCCGCGAGCAGCGGTGCAGCGCTCCACCAGCTTCGGAGTCCCCAACGCTAACAGCATCAAGCAGATGTTGCTGGACTGGTGCCGAGCCAAGACACGCGGCTATGAG CATGTGGACATCCAGAACTTCTCCTCAAGTTGGAGTGATGGGATGGCCTTCTGTGCCCTGGTGCATAACTTCTTCCCTGAGGCCTTCGACTATGGGCAGCTCAGCCCGCAGAACCGGCGTCAGAACTTCGAGGTGGCCTTCTCATCTGCTGA GATGCTGGTGGACTGCGTGCccctggtggaggtggaggacaTGATGATCATGGGCAAGAAGCCCGACCCCAAGTGCGTCTTCACCTATGTGCAGTCGCTCTACAACCACCTGCGGCGCCACGAGCTGCGCCTGCGCGGGAAGAATGTGTAG
- the SMTN gene encoding smoothelin isoform X1 — translation MADEALAGLDEGALRKLLEVTADLAERRRIRSAIRELQRQELQREEEALASKRFRAEWQDNKENWLHSQQQEAEQRAALARLAGRLESMNDVEELTALLRGAGEYEERKLIRAAIRRIRAQEIEAATLAGRLCSGRPNGGSREESKGQAAHRLEQCEVPEQEKQEQHTEVPEPTPAPQDTSRDVTTVTLLLRAPPGGTPSLPASPVSSPTTASPEPPLEPAEAQCPAAEAVGSPKPPSSPPRATSPEPQEPPATPSTERQVVSKLLSGPTEPPAVQGPTKDPSNTKRADLAGPRPCQRSLSVLSPRQPAQNQEPPNPASGPSPFQRAGSVRDRVRKFTSDSPMAAGLQDGPPRLALGASTPTRLLGPSHISTTPASSNGSSSRAPSDTSSRFSKEPRGTARPLAQLQSCPREEGPRGRGLAARSLENRAGGPGALSEEPSALLPVPAGTAEPGASMKTTFTIEIKDGRGQASTSRVLLPTGNQRAELTLGLRAPPTLLSTSSGGKSTITHISSPATLAQLGSVTHVTSFSHASPGSRRGCSIKMEPEPAGPPSAAVEVANGAEQTRVDKAPERRSPLSTEELMAIEDESILDKMLDQTTDFEERKLIRAALRELRQKKRDQRDKERERRLQEARARPGEGRGNTATETTTQHSQRAADGSAVSTVTKTERLVHSNDGTRTARTTTVESSFVRRSENGGGSTMVQTKTFSSSSSKKMGSIFDREDEASPRPGSLAALEKRQAEKKKELMKAQSLPKTSASQARKAMIEKLEKEGAAGSPGGPRAAVQRSTSFGVPNANSIKQMLLDWCRAKTRGYEHVDIQNFSSSWSDGMAFCALVHNFFPEAFDYGQLSPQNRRQNFEVAFSSAEMLVDCVPLVEVEDMMIMGKKPDPKCVFTYVQSLYNHLRRHELRLRGKNV, via the exons ATGGCTGATGAGGCCTTAGCCGGACTGGATGAGGGAGCCCTGCGAAAGCTG TTGGAGGTCACAGCGGATCTGGCAGAGAGGCGGCGCATCCGCTCAGCCATCCGGGAGTTGCAGCGGCAGGAGCTACAGCGTGAGGAGGAGGCCCTGGCATCCAAGCGCTTCCGTGCCGAGTGGCAGGACAACAAGGAGAACTGGCTGCA CTCTCAgcagcaggaggcagagcagcGAGCTGCTCTGGCGCGGCTGGCAGGGCGGTTGGAGTCCATGAATGATGTGGAAGAGCTGACTGCACTG CTGCGAGGTGCCGGTGAGTATGAAGAACGCAAGCTGATCCGAGCTGCAATCCGCCGCATAAGGGCCCAGGAGATTGAGG ctGCCACGTTGGCTGGGAGGTTGTGCAGCGGGCGTCCCAACGGTGGCTCAAGAGAGGAGAGCAAGGGGCAGGCAGCACACAGGCTGGAACAGTGTGAG GTGCCAGAGCAAGAGAAACAGGAGCAGCACACAGAGGTCCCAGAGCCAACCCCAGCCCCTCAGGACACCAGCCGGGATGTGACCACAGTGACACTCCTGCTGCGGGCCCCACCTGGGGGCACACCCAGCTTACCTGCCTCACCTGTCAGTTCACCCACCACTGCTTCTCCTGAGCCTCCACTAGAGCCTGCTGAGGCCCAGTGTCCTGCTGCTGAGGCTGTGGGCAGCCCCAAGCCACCCTCCAGCCCACCCAGGGCCACCAGTCCTGAGCCCCAGGAACCGCCAGCCACCCCCAGCACTGAGAGGCAGGTGGTCAGCAAG CTCCTGTCTGGCCCCACAGAGCCCCCAGCTGTCCAAGGCCCCACCAAAGATCCCTCCAACACAAAGAGAGCAG ACCTGGCCGGACCCCGTCCCTGCCAACGCTCCCTGTCTGTGCTCAGCCCCCGCCAGCCAGCCCAGAACCAAG AGCCCCCAAACCCTGCCAGCGGACCTTCCCCATTCCAGCGGGCTGGCTCTGTGCGGGATCGTGTGCGCAAGTTCACATCTGATTCTCCTATGGCTGCTGGGCTCCAGGATGGCCCACCCCGGTTGGCCCTGGGTGCCTCAACCCCCACAAGactcctgggcccctcccacatCAGCACTACTCCTGCCTCTTCCAATGGCTCCTCCTCACGGGCCCCCAGTGATACCTCCTCCCGATTCAGCAAGGAGCCACGGGGAACAGCCAGGCCCCTGGCCCAGCTTCAGAGCTGCCCCCGGGAGGAGGGCCCCAGGGGGCGGGGCTTGGCTGCCAGGTCCCTTGAAAACAGagcaggggggcctggggccctctCAGAGGAGCCCAGTGCCCTGCTTCCCGTGCCTGCCGGCACTGCTGAGCCAGGGGCCAGTATGAAGACCACATTCACCATCGAGATCAAGGATGGCCGTGGCCAGGCATCCACAAGCCGAGTGCTGCTGCCCACAGGCAACCAGAGGGCAG AACTGACGCTGGGGCTACGGGCGCCTCCCACCCTCCTGAGCACCAGCAGTGGGGGCAAGAGCACCATCACCCATATCAGCAGCCCTGCGACCCTGGCCCAGCTGGGTAGCGTCACTCATGTCACCAGCTTCAGCCATGCTTCCCCTGGTAGCCGGAGAGGCTGCAGCATTAAG ATGGAGCCAGAGCCAGCAGGGCCCCCCTCTGCGGCAGTGGAAGTGGCTAATGGCGCCGAGCAAACCCGAGTGGACAAAGCACCAGAGAGGCGGAGCCCCCTAAGCACTGAGGAGCTGATGGCCATTGAGGATGAAAGCATCCTGGACAAGATG CTGGATCAGACTACAGACTTTGAGGAACGGAAGCTAATCCGGGCTGCACTACGTGAGCTCCGACAAAAGAAGAGAG ACCAGCGGGACAAGGAACGGGAACGGCGGCTGCAAGAGGCACGGGCCCGGCCAGGGGAGGGCCGTGGCAACACAGCCACAGAGACCACCACGCAGCACAGCCAGCGGGCAGCCGATGGCTCAGCTGTCAGCACTGTCACCAAGACTGAGCGGCTCGTCCACTCTA ATGATGGCACGAGGACGGCCCGCACCACCACAGTGGAGTCAAGTTTTGTGAGGCGCTCTGAGA ATGGTGGCGGCAGCACCATGGTGCAAACCAAGACCTTTTCCTCGTCGTCATCCAAGAAGATGGGCAG TATCTTTGACCGCGAGGATGAGGCCAGCCCACGGCCCGGCAGCCTGGCGGCACTCGAGAAACGCcaggcagagaagaagaaagagctgATGAAGGCGCAGAGCCTGCCCAAGACCTCAGCCTCACAGGCGCGCAAAGCCATGATTGagaagctggagaaggaaggCGCCGCGGG CAGCCCTGGGGGGCCGCGAGCAGCGGTGCAGCGCTCCACCAGCTTCGGAGTCCCCAACGCTAACAGCATCAAGCAGATGTTGCTGGACTGGTGCCGAGCCAAGACACGCGGCTATGAG CATGTGGACATCCAGAACTTCTCCTCAAGTTGGAGTGATGGGATGGCCTTCTGTGCCCTGGTGCATAACTTCTTCCCTGAGGCCTTCGACTATGGGCAGCTCAGCCCGCAGAACCGGCGTCAGAACTTCGAGGTGGCCTTCTCATCTGCTGA GATGCTGGTGGACTGCGTGCccctggtggaggtggaggacaTGATGATCATGGGCAAGAAGCCCGACCCCAAGTGCGTCTTCACCTATGTGCAGTCGCTCTACAACCACCTGCGGCGCCACGAGCTGCGCCTGCGCGGGAAGAATGTGTAG
- the SMTN gene encoding smoothelin isoform X6 translates to MADEALAGLDEGALRKLLEVTADLAERRRIRSAIRELQRQELQREEEALASKRFRAEWQDNKENWLHSQQQEAEQRAALARLAGRLESMNDVEELTALLRGAGEYEERKLIRAAIRRIRAQEIEAATLAGRLCSGRPNGGSREESKGQAAHRLEQCEVPEQEKQEQHTEVPEPTPAPQDTSRDVTTVTLLLRAPPGGTPSLPASPVSSPTTASPEPPLEPAEAQCPAAEAVGSPKPPSSPPRATSPEPQEPPATPSTERQVVSKLLSGPTEPPAVQGPTKDPSNTKRADLAGPRPCQRSLSVLSPRQPAQNQEPPNPASGPSPFQRAGSVRDRVRKFTSDSPMAAGLQDGPPRLALGASTPTRLLGPSHISTTPASSNGSSSRAPSDTSSRFSKEPRGTARPLAQLQSCPREEGPRGRGLAARSLENRAGGPGALSEEPSALLPVPAGTAEPGASMKTTFTIEIKDGRGQASTSRVLLPTGNQRAELTLGLRAPPTLLSTSSGGKSTITHISSPATLAQLGSVTHVTSFSHASPGSRRGCSIKAAEDAGTPVAHPPAFSTRRRSSAGPAHSSSLMEPEPAGPPSAAVEVANGAEQTRVDKAPERRSPLSTEELMAIEDESILDKMLDQTTDFEERKLIRAALRELRQKKRDQRDKERERRLQEARARPGEGRGNTATETTTQHSQRAADGSAVSTVTKTERLVHSNDGTRTARTTTVESSFVRRSENGGGSTMVQTKTFSSSSSKKMGSIFDREDEASPRPGSLAALEKRQAEKKKELMKAQSLPKTSASQARKAMIEKLEKEGAAGSPGGPRAAVQRSTSFGVPNANSIKQMLLDWCRAKTRGYEHVDIQNFSSSWSDGMAFCALVHNFFPEAFDYGQLSPQNRRQNFEVAFSSAEMLVDCVPLVEVEDMMIMGKKPDPKCVFTYVQSLYNHLRRHELRLRGKNV, encoded by the exons ATGGCTGATGAGGCCTTAGCCGGACTGGATGAGGGAGCCCTGCGAAAGCTG TTGGAGGTCACAGCGGATCTGGCAGAGAGGCGGCGCATCCGCTCAGCCATCCGGGAGTTGCAGCGGCAGGAGCTACAGCGTGAGGAGGAGGCCCTGGCATCCAAGCGCTTCCGTGCCGAGTGGCAGGACAACAAGGAGAACTGGCTGCA CTCTCAgcagcaggaggcagagcagcGAGCTGCTCTGGCGCGGCTGGCAGGGCGGTTGGAGTCCATGAATGATGTGGAAGAGCTGACTGCACTG CTGCGAGGTGCCGGTGAGTATGAAGAACGCAAGCTGATCCGAGCTGCAATCCGCCGCATAAGGGCCCAGGAGATTGAGG ctGCCACGTTGGCTGGGAGGTTGTGCAGCGGGCGTCCCAACGGTGGCTCAAGAGAGGAGAGCAAGGGGCAGGCAGCACACAGGCTGGAACAGTGTGAG GTGCCAGAGCAAGAGAAACAGGAGCAGCACACAGAGGTCCCAGAGCCAACCCCAGCCCCTCAGGACACCAGCCGGGATGTGACCACAGTGACACTCCTGCTGCGGGCCCCACCTGGGGGCACACCCAGCTTACCTGCCTCACCTGTCAGTTCACCCACCACTGCTTCTCCTGAGCCTCCACTAGAGCCTGCTGAGGCCCAGTGTCCTGCTGCTGAGGCTGTGGGCAGCCCCAAGCCACCCTCCAGCCCACCCAGGGCCACCAGTCCTGAGCCCCAGGAACCGCCAGCCACCCCCAGCACTGAGAGGCAGGTGGTCAGCAAG CTCCTGTCTGGCCCCACAGAGCCCCCAGCTGTCCAAGGCCCCACCAAAGATCCCTCCAACACAAAGAGAGCAG ACCTGGCCGGACCCCGTCCCTGCCAACGCTCCCTGTCTGTGCTCAGCCCCCGCCAGCCAGCCCAGAACCAAG AGCCCCCAAACCCTGCCAGCGGACCTTCCCCATTCCAGCGGGCTGGCTCTGTGCGGGATCGTGTGCGCAAGTTCACATCTGATTCTCCTATGGCTGCTGGGCTCCAGGATGGCCCACCCCGGTTGGCCCTGGGTGCCTCAACCCCCACAAGactcctgggcccctcccacatCAGCACTACTCCTGCCTCTTCCAATGGCTCCTCCTCACGGGCCCCCAGTGATACCTCCTCCCGATTCAGCAAGGAGCCACGGGGAACAGCCAGGCCCCTGGCCCAGCTTCAGAGCTGCCCCCGGGAGGAGGGCCCCAGGGGGCGGGGCTTGGCTGCCAGGTCCCTTGAAAACAGagcaggggggcctggggccctctCAGAGGAGCCCAGTGCCCTGCTTCCCGTGCCTGCCGGCACTGCTGAGCCAGGGGCCAGTATGAAGACCACATTCACCATCGAGATCAAGGATGGCCGTGGCCAGGCATCCACAAGCCGAGTGCTGCTGCCCACAGGCAACCAGAGGGCAG AACTGACGCTGGGGCTACGGGCGCCTCCCACCCTCCTGAGCACCAGCAGTGGGGGCAAGAGCACCATCACCCATATCAGCAGCCCTGCGACCCTGGCCCAGCTGGGTAGCGTCACTCATGTCACCAGCTTCAGCCATGCTTCCCCTGGTAGCCGGAGAGGCTGCAGCATTAAG GCGGCTGAGGATGCTGGGACCCCCGTGGCCCACCCGCCTGCCTTCAGCACCCGCCGTCGCTCCTCTGCCGGCCCTGCCCACAGCAGCAGTCTC ATGGAGCCAGAGCCAGCAGGGCCCCCCTCTGCGGCAGTGGAAGTGGCTAATGGCGCCGAGCAAACCCGAGTGGACAAAGCACCAGAGAGGCGGAGCCCCCTAAGCACTGAGGAGCTGATGGCCATTGAGGATGAAAGCATCCTGGACAAGATG CTGGATCAGACTACAGACTTTGAGGAACGGAAGCTAATCCGGGCTGCACTACGTGAGCTCCGACAAAAGAAGAGAG ACCAGCGGGACAAGGAACGGGAACGGCGGCTGCAAGAGGCACGGGCCCGGCCAGGGGAGGGCCGTGGCAACACAGCCACAGAGACCACCACGCAGCACAGCCAGCGGGCAGCCGATGGCTCAGCTGTCAGCACTGTCACCAAGACTGAGCGGCTCGTCCACTCTA ATGATGGCACGAGGACGGCCCGCACCACCACAGTGGAGTCAAGTTTTGTGAGGCGCTCTGAGA ATGGTGGCGGCAGCACCATGGTGCAAACCAAGACCTTTTCCTCGTCGTCATCCAAGAAGATGGGCAG TATCTTTGACCGCGAGGATGAGGCCAGCCCACGGCCCGGCAGCCTGGCGGCACTCGAGAAACGCcaggcagagaagaagaaagagctgATGAAGGCGCAGAGCCTGCCCAAGACCTCAGCCTCACAGGCGCGCAAAGCCATGATTGagaagctggagaaggaaggCGCCGCGGG CAGCCCTGGGGGGCCGCGAGCAGCGGTGCAGCGCTCCACCAGCTTCGGAGTCCCCAACGCTAACAGCATCAAGCAGATGTTGCTGGACTGGTGCCGAGCCAAGACACGCGGCTATGAG CATGTGGACATCCAGAACTTCTCCTCAAGTTGGAGTGATGGGATGGCCTTCTGTGCCCTGGTGCATAACTTCTTCCCTGAGGCCTTCGACTATGGGCAGCTCAGCCCGCAGAACCGGCGTCAGAACTTCGAGGTGGCCTTCTCATCTGCTGA GATGCTGGTGGACTGCGTGCccctggtggaggtggaggacaTGATGATCATGGGCAAGAAGCCCGACCCCAAGTGCGTCTTCACCTATGTGCAGTCGCTCTACAACCACCTGCGGCGCCACGAGCTGCGCCTGCGCGGGAAGAATGTGTAG
- the SMTN gene encoding smoothelin isoform X4, protein MADEALAGLDEGALRKLLEVTADLAERRRIRSAIRELQRQELQREEEALASKRFRAEWQDNKENWLHSQQQEAEQRAALARLAGRLESMNDVEELTALLRGAGEYEERKLIRAAIRRIRAQEIEAATLAGRLCSGRPNGGSREESKGQAAHRLEQCEVPEQEKQEQHTEVPEPTPAPQDTSRDVTTVTLLLRAPPGGTPSLPASPVSSPTTASPEPPLEPAEAQCPAAEAVGSPKPPSSPPRATSPEPQEPPATPSTERQVVSKLLSGPTEPPAVQGPTKDPSNTKRADLAGPRPCQRSLSVLSPRQPAQNQEPPNPASGPSPFQRAGSVRDRVRKFTSDSPMAAGLQDGPPRLALGASTPTRLLGPSHISTTPASSNGSSSRAPSDTSSRFSKEPRGTARPLAQLQSCPREEGPRGRGLAARSLENRAGGPGALSEEPSALLPVPAGTAEPGASMKTTFTIEIKDGRGQASTSRVLLPTGNQRAELTLGLRAPPTLLSTSSGGKSTITHISSPATLAQLGSVTHVTSFSHASPGSRRGCSIKMEPEPAGPPSAAVEVANGAEQTRVDKAPERRSPLSTEELMAIEDESILDKMLDQTTDFEERKLIRAALRELRQKKRDGGGSTMVQTKTFSSSSSKKMGSIFDREDEASPRPGSLAALEKRQAEKKKELMKAQSLPKTSASQARKAMIEKLEKEGAAGSPGGPRAAVQRSTSFGVPNANSIKQMLLDWCRAKTRGYEHVDIQNFSSSWSDGMAFCALVHNFFPEAFDYGQLSPQNRRQNFEVAFSSAEMLVDCVPLVEVEDMMIMGKKPDPKCVFTYVQSLYNHLRRHELRLRGKNV, encoded by the exons ATGGCTGATGAGGCCTTAGCCGGACTGGATGAGGGAGCCCTGCGAAAGCTG TTGGAGGTCACAGCGGATCTGGCAGAGAGGCGGCGCATCCGCTCAGCCATCCGGGAGTTGCAGCGGCAGGAGCTACAGCGTGAGGAGGAGGCCCTGGCATCCAAGCGCTTCCGTGCCGAGTGGCAGGACAACAAGGAGAACTGGCTGCA CTCTCAgcagcaggaggcagagcagcGAGCTGCTCTGGCGCGGCTGGCAGGGCGGTTGGAGTCCATGAATGATGTGGAAGAGCTGACTGCACTG CTGCGAGGTGCCGGTGAGTATGAAGAACGCAAGCTGATCCGAGCTGCAATCCGCCGCATAAGGGCCCAGGAGATTGAGG ctGCCACGTTGGCTGGGAGGTTGTGCAGCGGGCGTCCCAACGGTGGCTCAAGAGAGGAGAGCAAGGGGCAGGCAGCACACAGGCTGGAACAGTGTGAG GTGCCAGAGCAAGAGAAACAGGAGCAGCACACAGAGGTCCCAGAGCCAACCCCAGCCCCTCAGGACACCAGCCGGGATGTGACCACAGTGACACTCCTGCTGCGGGCCCCACCTGGGGGCACACCCAGCTTACCTGCCTCACCTGTCAGTTCACCCACCACTGCTTCTCCTGAGCCTCCACTAGAGCCTGCTGAGGCCCAGTGTCCTGCTGCTGAGGCTGTGGGCAGCCCCAAGCCACCCTCCAGCCCACCCAGGGCCACCAGTCCTGAGCCCCAGGAACCGCCAGCCACCCCCAGCACTGAGAGGCAGGTGGTCAGCAAG CTCCTGTCTGGCCCCACAGAGCCCCCAGCTGTCCAAGGCCCCACCAAAGATCCCTCCAACACAAAGAGAGCAG ACCTGGCCGGACCCCGTCCCTGCCAACGCTCCCTGTCTGTGCTCAGCCCCCGCCAGCCAGCCCAGAACCAAG AGCCCCCAAACCCTGCCAGCGGACCTTCCCCATTCCAGCGGGCTGGCTCTGTGCGGGATCGTGTGCGCAAGTTCACATCTGATTCTCCTATGGCTGCTGGGCTCCAGGATGGCCCACCCCGGTTGGCCCTGGGTGCCTCAACCCCCACAAGactcctgggcccctcccacatCAGCACTACTCCTGCCTCTTCCAATGGCTCCTCCTCACGGGCCCCCAGTGATACCTCCTCCCGATTCAGCAAGGAGCCACGGGGAACAGCCAGGCCCCTGGCCCAGCTTCAGAGCTGCCCCCGGGAGGAGGGCCCCAGGGGGCGGGGCTTGGCTGCCAGGTCCCTTGAAAACAGagcaggggggcctggggccctctCAGAGGAGCCCAGTGCCCTGCTTCCCGTGCCTGCCGGCACTGCTGAGCCAGGGGCCAGTATGAAGACCACATTCACCATCGAGATCAAGGATGGCCGTGGCCAGGCATCCACAAGCCGAGTGCTGCTGCCCACAGGCAACCAGAGGGCAG AACTGACGCTGGGGCTACGGGCGCCTCCCACCCTCCTGAGCACCAGCAGTGGGGGCAAGAGCACCATCACCCATATCAGCAGCCCTGCGACCCTGGCCCAGCTGGGTAGCGTCACTCATGTCACCAGCTTCAGCCATGCTTCCCCTGGTAGCCGGAGAGGCTGCAGCATTAAG ATGGAGCCAGAGCCAGCAGGGCCCCCCTCTGCGGCAGTGGAAGTGGCTAATGGCGCCGAGCAAACCCGAGTGGACAAAGCACCAGAGAGGCGGAGCCCCCTAAGCACTGAGGAGCTGATGGCCATTGAGGATGAAAGCATCCTGGACAAGATG CTGGATCAGACTACAGACTTTGAGGAACGGAAGCTAATCCGGGCTGCACTACGTGAGCTCCGACAAAAGAAGAGAG ATGGTGGCGGCAGCACCATGGTGCAAACCAAGACCTTTTCCTCGTCGTCATCCAAGAAGATGGGCAG TATCTTTGACCGCGAGGATGAGGCCAGCCCACGGCCCGGCAGCCTGGCGGCACTCGAGAAACGCcaggcagagaagaagaaagagctgATGAAGGCGCAGAGCCTGCCCAAGACCTCAGCCTCACAGGCGCGCAAAGCCATGATTGagaagctggagaaggaaggCGCCGCGGG CAGCCCTGGGGGGCCGCGAGCAGCGGTGCAGCGCTCCACCAGCTTCGGAGTCCCCAACGCTAACAGCATCAAGCAGATGTTGCTGGACTGGTGCCGAGCCAAGACACGCGGCTATGAG CATGTGGACATCCAGAACTTCTCCTCAAGTTGGAGTGATGGGATGGCCTTCTGTGCCCTGGTGCATAACTTCTTCCCTGAGGCCTTCGACTATGGGCAGCTCAGCCCGCAGAACCGGCGTCAGAACTTCGAGGTGGCCTTCTCATCTGCTGA GATGCTGGTGGACTGCGTGCccctggtggaggtggaggacaTGATGATCATGGGCAAGAAGCCCGACCCCAAGTGCGTCTTCACCTATGTGCAGTCGCTCTACAACCACCTGCGGCGCCACGAGCTGCGCCTGCGCGGGAAGAATGTGTAG